In a single window of the Longimicrobium sp. genome:
- a CDS encoding phosphoglycerate mutase family protein: MTRPAFTRRWFVGAALLTLAGCAAGVSVPAPAAEPATTVFVVRHAERAAEPAADPGLTPAGQARAEALPRAVRDAGRVTAIYSTQYRRTRATAAPLAAAMGLTVTTRPASAANSATYAQDLAREILAEHAGQTVVVVGHSNTVPAIVAALSGGPAPALTEADYGDLFRVVIPRTGAPRVERGRFGP; this comes from the coding sequence ATGACGAGACCTGCCTTCACCCGGCGCTGGTTCGTGGGCGCCGCCCTCCTCACGCTCGCGGGCTGCGCGGCGGGCGTGAGCGTCCCCGCGCCCGCCGCCGAGCCCGCGACCACCGTGTTCGTGGTGCGCCACGCCGAGCGCGCGGCCGAGCCCGCCGCCGATCCCGGGCTGACCCCCGCGGGGCAGGCGCGCGCCGAAGCGCTCCCGCGGGCCGTGCGCGACGCGGGGCGCGTGACCGCCATCTACAGCACGCAGTACCGCCGCACCCGGGCGACGGCGGCGCCGCTGGCCGCCGCCATGGGCCTCACGGTCACGACCCGCCCGGCCAGCGCCGCCAACTCCGCCACCTACGCGCAGGACCTCGCCCGCGAGATCCTGGCGGAGCACGCCGGGCAGACGGTGGTGGTGGTCGGCCACAGCAACACGGTGCCGGCCATCGTGGCGGCGCTGAGCGGCGGCCCCGCTCCCGCCCTCACCGAAGCCGACTACGGCGACCTCTTCCGCGTCGTCATCCCGCGGACGGGCGCGCCGCGCGTGGAGCGGGGGCGGTTCGGGCCGTAA